GGATGAAAAACAAGAAGGAACTGAGTAAAAAAGAAGGTTATTTGGTGGTCGCTTTGGGCTGGGTTTCGATGTCCACGTTTGGAATGCTTCCATTCTTACTCAGCGGGTCCATTGAAACCATTCATGAAGCCTTTTTTGAGACCATGTCGGGCTATACTACAACAGGTGCTTCCATTCTTAATGATATTGAGGCGGTACCCAAAGGGATTCTATTTTGGCGCAGTCTTACCCAATGGATTGGGGGTATGGGAATTATTGTACTGACCATTGCACTCCTCCCTATGTTGGGTGTTGGTGGAATGCAGTTATTCATTGCCGAAGCTCCCGGAATCAGCCCCGATAAACTCAAGCCCAGAATTGCAGATACAGCCAAACGTTTGTGGTTAATCTATCTAGGTTTAACTGCTGTCGAAACAGTTCTTTTACGTTTGGGTGGAATGAACTTTTTTGATGCCATCAATCATAGTTTAACCACCATGGCAACCGGGGGATTTTCAACAAAAAATGCATCTATGGCACACTATGAATCTACTCCGTACATCCAGTATGTTGTCATGATTTTTATGTTCCTGGCCGGGGTCAATTTCACCCTAACTTACTTTGGTCTAAAAGGTCGTTTCCAAAAGGTCTGGAAGAATGAGGAATTCAAAACATATCTGTTTTTTACAGTTATTTTTTCTGTTTTTACTACCGCTGGAATTCTGATTTTTACGGATTCTGAATTTGAACCTGCTTTTAGAGATGCTACATTTCAGGTCATTTCTGTGATCACAACTACCGGATACATTTCCGCGGATTATACGTCCTGGGCTCCAATTCTTACCGTGATGTTCTTCTTCTTAATGTTCTTGGGAGGTTCAGCTGGCTCTACTGCTGGTGGGGTGAAAATTGTACGTCATTTGGTGATGATCAAAAACTCATTTTTAGAAATGAAACGTATTCTCCATCCATCTGCCATTTTACCGGTGAGATTGAATGATCATGCGGTAAGTCAAAGCGTTACGCACCATGTTCTGGCTTTTATTATTGTATACTTATCTATATTCGTTTTTGGATCACTAGCGGTCGCTTTAACCGGGGTAGACTTTATGACAACGATTAGTGCCGTAGCTACTAGTTTAGGGAATGTTGGACCAGGTTTAGGATCTGTTGGACCAGTAGATAATTTCGCTCATCTTCCAATGCTCACAAAATGGATGTTGTCTTTCTTGATGTTAATTGGAAGACTTGAATTATTTACAATTCTTATCCTATTTACACCTTACTTCTGGAAGAAGATTTAAGTGGGGTTGAATACGAAAATCAAAGATTTAAATTATTTGATCACGCGTGTGATTAATCTCAAATGATGAGAATAATCATACATTTCATCATTAAAAATACCTTGATGATCTATACGATCTACGCGTACTTTTCCCGAAGCATGGATGATCTTATTATCTCCAAGTAGAATACCTACGTGAGTAATTCGTCCTTCACTATTATCAAAGAAAGCCAAATCACCAGGAGTTGCCTCTTCAATAAAACTCAATCGATCTCCGACCTCTGCCTGTTGCGATGCATCTCTAGGAAGATCTACTCCACACATACGATATACGATTTGGGAATAGCCCGAACAATCGATGCCAAAAGGAGTTCTTCCACCCCATAAATAAGGAGAGTTTAAATATAAAAATGCAGTCTCTATCAATAAATCCCTTCCAACCGTTGGATGTTGTAAAACCTCGTCTTCGAATTCAAATTTTTGATCGGAAAATTCTAATAACCCCTCAGAATATTGAGGTAAAACACTTCCCATTACCAAAGGAGAAAATGTCTCGGTTTGAAGCGACTTTAGTAAGGAAATGAGTTCAATAGAAAATGTCCTGGGGCTTTTCTCCAAAGACATGAACTCTTCACGTTTCATCTCTTTGTGTTGCTTTCGATCAATCCAGGATTCATACCCATCATGTGCCGCACGGATTTTCACCCATTTCTTACGCTCATCAATTACACGGTAAATTTCACCAAATAACAATTGAGATACCATCTCACTGGTATCTGCAGGTTCTAGTCTGCACGGGACAATACTTAAGGCACAAATGCCGTACTTCATTCTAATTGTTTTTGGTCCGCTTTAAATAAATCGAATCACTCGAAAGAAATTTAAATGCCCGACAAATAAAAGCATTGGTCTGCTAATTTGTCGGGCATCTATAATGATCTTATTAACAACTAAACGTTATTTTATAAAACGTTTAAGCTAATTCTAATACAAATGCAGAAGCACCTCCACCACCGTTACAAATTCCAGCAGCTCCACGTTTACCTCCGTTTTGTTTCAATACATTGATTAATGTTACCAGGATTCTTGAACCTGATGATCCAAGTGGGTGTCCTAACGATACCGCGCCACCATTTACATCAACTTTTGCAGGGTCTAATCCTAATTTTTGAGTATTTACAATCCCTACTACTGAGAATGCCTCGTTTAACTCCCAGAAATCGATATCAGAGTTTTCTAAACCTGCTTTTGCCAATGCTTTTGGTAATGCTTTAGATGGTGCTGTTGTAAACCACTCTGGCTCATGTGCTGCATCTGCATAGCTCACTACTTTTGCCAATGGAGTTACACCTAACTCACGCATTTTTTCACCACTCATTAAAATCAAAGCCGAAGCTCCATCATTAATAGTTGATGCGTTTGCAGCAGTTACCGATCCATCTTTTTTGAATACCGGACGCAAAGTTGGAATCTTTTCGAATTTCACATTCTTATACTCCTCATCTTCGGTTACCATTAATGGCTCACCTCTTCTTTGTGGTACTTCAACAGGAACAATTTCATCATTAAATTTTCCAGCTTCCCATGCTGCAGCTGATCTTTTGTAAGACTCTACTGCGAATGCATCTTGCTCTTCTCTGGAAATATTACACTCAGTGGCACACATATCTGCAGCAACTCCCATGTGGAAATTGTTGTATACATCTTGAAGGCCATCTAAAATTAAACCGTCTTGCGCTTTAAAATCACCTAATTTAAATCCTCCACGTGAGTTTTTAATGTAATGTGGTACCTGAGACATGTTCTCCATTCCACCTGCAACAACAACATCGTTATCTCCAGTCATAATAGATTGTGCAGCCAACATTACCGCTTTCATTCCTGAAGCACATACTTTGTTTACAGTCGTACATGGTACATTTTGCTCAATTCCAGCAAAGATTGCAGCCTGACGTGCCGGAGCTTGTCCTGCACCTGCTTGTAGTACATTACCCATAAATACTTCTTGTACCCATTCTGGTTTGATACCACCTTTATCTAATGCGCCTTTGATTGCAGCTGCCCCTAACTTGGTTACAGGTACCGAAGATAAGATTCCGTTGAAACTTCCCATTGGTGTACGCACCGCTGAAACTATATATACTTCCTTCATATTGTATGTTTTAAATATTCAAATTTTACGGCTGCAAATTTAATGAATTCAACATACTTTGGAAAGTGAAATTCCAGTGTTTCCCGAGGATTAAAATCAAACCGAATCTAATTCATTTTCTTTTGCTGAAAATCTTCTGAAATCAGATTCATCACTTCACAATACTTCTCGATTATAGTGGTAATTCGATCTACATTCTCCCCTTTTTCAGCCCATTTTTCCAGTTCACGGATCTCATCAGTTAATGATGAGATACTCAATTGATCGATAACCGGTTTCATTTTATGCGCGACCTTTTTGATTTCAGGAAAGTCATGTTGCTCAAGTGCTTCTTTAAATTGTCCTGTGGTCAGTTCCGTTTCTTTAATGAAAATTCCAACTACTTTTTTAATGAAAGCATCGCTTCCCCGACTAATCTGTTCCAATTTATCCATAGAATAGAGACCATCTGCAGAATCCATTTTTTCAGGCTCAAGCTCCAAATCCACTCCTAACCATAAAGACAGTTTACCAATGATCTGATATTCTTCAAAAGGTTTAGGAACAAAATCGTTCATCCCGGAGTTTAAGTACTTTCTTTCGTCTCCTTCAATCACATTTGCCGTTAGAGCAATGATCGGGATATCCATTTTTAATCGATCTCTGATAATTTGAGTCGCCTGAAGCCCATCCATGACCGGCATTTGTACATCCATCAAAACCAAATCAAACTCTTCGGTTTGTAGTATATCAATTGCTTCAGCTCCATTCTCTACAAAAGTTAAATTCATCTCATAGGGCTCTAATGTAGCTTCTACCACCATTTGATTCATGGAGTTATCTTCTGCTATTAAAATCCTTTTATCTTTTAAATGATTCACACTATTGGCATCTATTTCTTCTACTTTGGTATTGATAATCCCTTCATGTAATTCTAACGGCAATTGAATCGTTACAGTAGTCCCTTTTCCTTTTTCACTCTCTACAGCAATATTTCCATCCATCAACTCCACCAACTCTTTACAGATATTCATACCTAGGCCTGTACCTCCGAATTTGCGTGCGGTTGAACTTCCTTCCTGAGTAAACTTCTCAAAAATCTTATCCAGGAACTCTTTATCCATTCCATAACCTTCATCAATAACCGCAATTGAAATCAGTTGTCGATCTACAGTATTTCCAATTAAATCCGCTTTAATTTTAATGACTCCTTCTGGGGTAAACTTGATAGAATTTCCAATTAAATTCAATAGAACCTGAGTGATTCTATGGGAGTCGCCAAAAAACGAAGCATTAATTTCCGGTGCAACTATCACTTCTATTTCCAAATCAGACTCCTCTGCTTTTGGAAGCATGACATGACGTGCGTGGTGCAGCATTTTACTAAAATCAAATGCCTCTTTCTCAATGGTAAACTTCCCTGCCTCTATCTTCGATAAATCGAGAATATCATTCAGAATTACCACCAGGTTATCTGATGCGGATTTAATAATATCTAAATAAAATTTCTGCTTATCACTTAAATCAGTCCTGAAAAGCATTCTGGTCATCCCAATAATTCCATTCATCGGTGTACGAATCTCATGGCTCATATTGGCTAAAAACACTTCTTTGATCTTAGCCGTTCGCTCAGTTTCCAGCTTAGATTCTATCAATTCCTTTTCAAGATTCTTATGCTCTGTCAAATCCAAATGAATCCCAATTGATCCTGAAACCGCTCCGACCTCATTATACAATGGGGCCCCACTGATAAGCCACCACCTTTCATCTCCTTCCTTATTTCTTACCGCTACTTCATACGTATCGGAAACCCCGGTTTTTCTAGACTCAATCTTAGAATCAATAATTGGCATATTTTCTTCATCCAAAAGAATCTCGGTTGAAGATTTACCCAGTATCTCAGACAATTCATAACCACTCATTTTACTAAAACTTCGGTTGACATACTGAACGATTCCTTCAGTATCCACTTCCATCAGTCCCAAATTCATATTAGTGATAATACGCTGATACTTTTCTTCACTTCGTTGGAGGTTCTTCAGATATTTTCTTTGTTTGGTTACATCCACATAATTCCACATGTGACCGCTATAGTAGTTTTCCACATATATCGGGATAAAAGAACGTTCGATGATTCTTCCGTCTTTAAGTTCCAATTCTTCATCAATAACCAACTTTTTGTCTGTTAGAAGTTCTTGAATCCGATCTTCATATTCTTTTTCAGATTCGAAAGCTCCTTTAACCTGAGATAATAAGTTAAATCCCATTTTGCCTATCAGCTCTGTTGGTGATTTAGCTATTCCAAACAGTTCACAAAATGCTTCATTCACAATGACAGATCTACTTTGTTCATCTTCTAGTAAGACCGCAGTATGGAGGTTTTTAATCAGATTATTTAATCTGGTTTGAGAAATTTTAGCATCTGTAATATCTCTCGCTACCGCATTGACCTGCAAAACATCTCCTTTTTCATCGAATTGCATCATGACGTTTTGCCCGAGCCAAAACAATTCACCCGTTTTTGATATGACAGGAAATTCTTTGTAGGTATCAACAATCTTCTCTTCCCATTGCTTGTAATAAAACTTACTCATACTTTCCTGATGACCGGAAAGTATCAACTCGGTAAAGTGTTTCTTTTTTATTTCTTCAATGGTA
This genomic interval from bacterium SCSIO 12643 contains the following:
- a CDS encoding TrkH family potassium uptake protein, yielding MSFKNIFGILGMLIALNGAFMLTAIPFSIYYKEDYFPLLTASLISIILGLSTWATMRMKNKKELSKKEGYLVVALGWVSMSTFGMLPFLLSGSIETIHEAFFETMSGYTTTGASILNDIEAVPKGILFWRSLTQWIGGMGIIVLTIALLPMLGVGGMQLFIAEAPGISPDKLKPRIADTAKRLWLIYLGLTAVETVLLRLGGMNFFDAINHSLTTMATGGFSTKNASMAHYESTPYIQYVVMIFMFLAGVNFTLTYFGLKGRFQKVWKNEEFKTYLFFTVIFSVFTTAGILIFTDSEFEPAFRDATFQVISVITTTGYISADYTSWAPILTVMFFFLMFLGGSAGSTAGGVKIVRHLVMIKNSFLEMKRILHPSAILPVRLNDHAVSQSVTHHVLAFIIVYLSIFVFGSLAVALTGVDFMTTISAVATSLGNVGPGLGSVGPVDNFAHLPMLTKWMLSFLMLIGRLELFTILILFTPYFWKKI
- a CDS encoding C40 family peptidase, which gives rise to MKYGICALSIVPCRLEPADTSEMVSQLLFGEIYRVIDERKKWVKIRAAHDGYESWIDRKQHKEMKREEFMSLEKSPRTFSIELISLLKSLQTETFSPLVMGSVLPQYSEGLLEFSDQKFEFEDEVLQHPTVGRDLLIETAFLYLNSPYLWGGRTPFGIDCSGYSQIVYRMCGVDLPRDASQQAEVGDRLSFIEEATPGDLAFFDNSEGRITHVGILLGDNKIIHASGKVRVDRIDHQGIFNDEMYDYSHHLRLITRVIK
- a CDS encoding acetyl-CoA C-acyltransferase, producing MKEVYIVSAVRTPMGSFNGILSSVPVTKLGAAAIKGALDKGGIKPEWVQEVFMGNVLQAGAGQAPARQAAIFAGIEQNVPCTTVNKVCASGMKAVMLAAQSIMTGDNDVVVAGGMENMSQVPHYIKNSRGGFKLGDFKAQDGLILDGLQDVYNNFHMGVAADMCATECNISREEQDAFAVESYKRSAAAWEAGKFNDEIVPVEVPQRRGEPLMVTEDEEYKNVKFEKIPTLRPVFKKDGSVTAANASTINDGASALILMSGEKMRELGVTPLAKVVSYADAAHEPEWFTTAPSKALPKALAKAGLENSDIDFWELNEAFSVVGIVNTQKLGLDPAKVDVNGGAVSLGHPLGSSGSRILVTLINVLKQNGGKRGAAGICNGGGGASAFVLELA
- a CDS encoding PAS domain S-box protein, with product MSKTEDLLKRKIERERLARREAEKILELKSFELYEANQALKQLNASLEDQVEERSRQLEINEARFKSIVETASDLIYRLNAEGYFTYANPVTLKKTGYTIEEIKKKHFTELILSGHQESMSKFYYKQWEEKIVDTYKEFPVISKTGELFWLGQNVMMQFDEKGDVLQVNAVARDITDAKISQTRLNNLIKNLHTAVLLEDEQSRSVIVNEAFCELFGIAKSPTELIGKMGFNLLSQVKGAFESEKEYEDRIQELLTDKKLVIDEELELKDGRIIERSFIPIYVENYYSGHMWNYVDVTKQRKYLKNLQRSEEKYQRIITNMNLGLMEVDTEGIVQYVNRSFSKMSGYELSEILGKSSTEILLDEENMPIIDSKIESRKTGVSDTYEVAVRNKEGDERWWLISGAPLYNEVGAVSGSIGIHLDLTEHKNLEKELIESKLETERTAKIKEVFLANMSHEIRTPMNGIIGMTRMLFRTDLSDKQKFYLDIIKSASDNLVVILNDILDLSKIEAGKFTIEKEAFDFSKMLHHARHVMLPKAEESDLEIEVIVAPEINASFFGDSHRITQVLLNLIGNSIKFTPEGVIKIKADLIGNTVDRQLISIAVIDEGYGMDKEFLDKIFEKFTQEGSSTARKFGGTGLGMNICKELVELMDGNIAVESEKGKGTTVTIQLPLELHEGIINTKVEEIDANSVNHLKDKRILIAEDNSMNQMVVEATLEPYEMNLTFVENGAEAIDILQTEEFDLVLMDVQMPVMDGLQATQIIRDRLKMDIPIIALTANVIEGDERKYLNSGMNDFVPKPFEEYQIIGKLSLWLGVDLELEPEKMDSADGLYSMDKLEQISRGSDAFIKKVVGIFIKETELTTGQFKEALEQHDFPEIKKVAHKMKPVIDQLSISSLTDEIRELEKWAEKGENVDRITTIIEKYCEVMNLISEDFQQKKMN